A stretch of the Pogoniulus pusillus isolate bPogPus1 chromosome 14, bPogPus1.pri, whole genome shotgun sequence genome encodes the following:
- the ZHX1 gene encoding zinc fingers and homeoboxes protein 1, with amino-acid sequence MASKRKSTTPCMVLANEQDPDLEMVSDLEEGPPVLTPAENPTAESVTSDEDVHEYVDSDNQKNTNKVEGGYECKYCTFQTPDLNMFTFHVDSEHPNVVLNSSYLCVECNFLTKRYDALSEHNLKYHPGEENFKLTMVKRNNQTIFEQTVNDLTFDGSFVKEENAEQADSSEPPSSGISISKTPIMKMMKNKTETKRIAVFHNVIDDIPGEEKGTDNEPNSEEVIENPPPLVSESKASHSVVCSAADVAGAVVTPAPMLQPGVAQVITAVAAPQNSNLIPKVLIPVNSIPAYNTALDNNPLLLNTYNKFPYPTMSEITVLSTQAKYTEEQIKIWFSAQRLKHGVSWTPEEVEEARRKQFNGTVHTVPQTITVIPAHISAASNGLPSILQTCQIVGQPGLVLTQVAGANTLPVTAPIALTVAGVPNQTQLQKSQVHTAQPVAETKQVAAVPAPQPIKNESTLMNPDSFGIRAKKTKEQLAELKVSYLKNQFPQDSEIVRLMKITGLTKGEIKKWFSDTRYNQRNSKNNHGIHLNSDSCATIVIDSSDEMNESPTGVTPQSKSLWGPFPDFTPQKFKEKTAEQLQVLQTSFLNNPILTEEEMNRLRAQTKLTRREIDAWFTERRKSDVLKEEGADLSESNAGSSKEEAGETSVGDGATGAKSGCSTSSKVGKKSPEQLHMLKSSFVRTQWPSPQEYNKLAEETGLPRSEIVSWFGDTRYAWKNGGLKWYYYYQSAGANSLNGQSFARKRGRGRPKGRGRGRPRGRPRGSKRLNCWDRGMSVIKFKTGTAILKDYYMKHKFLNEQDLDELVAKSHMGYEQVREWFAERQRRLELGIELFDENEEEDEMLEEQEDEEETDDSDTWEPPRHVKRKLSKSD; translated from the coding sequence ATGGCAAGTAAAAGAAAATCAACAACACCATGCATGGTCTTAGCCAACGAGCAGGATCCGGATCTAGAAATGGTATCAGACTTGGAGGAAGGACCACCTGTACTCACGCCAGCAGAGAACCCTACAGCAGAGAGTGTAACAAGTGATGAGGATGTTCATGAGTATGTGGATTCAGACAATCAGAAAAACACAAATAAAGTAGAAGGTGGTTATGAGTGTAAATACTGTACTTTTCAAACTCCAGATCTCAATATGTTTACTTTCCATGTGGACTCAGAACATCCCAACGTAGTGTTAAATTCATCCTACCTTTGCGTAGAATGCAATTTTCTTACCAAAAGATATGATGCTCTCTCAGAACACAATTTGAAGTACCACCCTGGAGAGGAAAATTTTAAATTGACTATGGTGAAACGTAATAATCAGACAATCTTTGAACAAACAGTAAACGATCTCACTTTTGATGGGAGTTTTGTTAAAGAAGAAAATGCTGAACAGGCCGACTCTTCTGAGCCCCCCTCGTCGGGGATCTCAATTAGCAAAACTCCTATAATGAAAATGatgaaaaacaaaactgaaactaAACGTATTGCTGTTTTCCACAATGTAATTGATGACATTCCTGGTGAAGAAAAGGGAACTGATAATGAGCCAAACTCTGAAGAAGTAATAGAAAACCCGCCACCACTGGTCTCGGAGTCAAAAGCGAGCCATTCGGTTGTTTGCAGtgcagcagatgtggctggtgcggtagtgactccagcaccaatGCTTCAGCCTGGGGTAGCACAAGTTATAACAGCTGTTGCAGCTCCACAGAACTCAAACCTGATTCCAAAAGTCCTAATACCTGTAAACAGCATTCCAGCCTATAATACTGCTTTGGATAACAATCCTCTTCTGCTTAACACCTACAACAAATTTCCGTATCCAACTATGTCGGAAATCACTGTGCTTTCCACTCAAGCTAAGTACACAGAGGAGCAGATTAAAATCTGGTTTTCTGCGCAGCGTCTGAAACATGGTGTGAGCTGGACACCGGAGGAAGTGGAGGAAGCAAGGAGGAAACAATTTAATGGCACGGTGCATACTGTGCCACAGACTATTACTGTTATTCCAGCACACATTTCTGCTGCTAGCAATGGTTTACCTTCAATTTTACAGACATGCCAAATAGTTGGTCAGCCAGGACTTGTTCTTACTCAAGTTGCAGGTGCAAATACATTACCAGTAACAGCCCCGATAGCTTTGACTGTAGCAGGAGtcccaaaccaaacacagttGCAGAAGAGTCAGGTTCACACCGCTCAGCCTGTTGCAGAAACCAAGCAAGTAGCTgctgttccagcccctcagccTATCAAAAATGAATCCACACTGATGAATCCCGATTCCTTTGGCATCCGAGCAAAAAAAACTAAAGAACAGCTGGCAGAATTGAAAGTCAGCTACCTTAAAAATCAGTTTCCTCAAGATTCAGAAATTGTTAGACTTATGAAAATAACAGGCCTGACTAAAGGAGAGATCAAGAAGTGGTTCAGTGATACACGCTACAATCAGAGAAACTCAAAGAATAATCATGGGATTCATCTCAACAGTGATTCATGTGCCACCATTGTTATTGACTCAAGCGATGAAATGAATGAATCCCCAACGGGAGTCACTCCACAGAGCAAATCACTGTGGGGCCCTTTTCCTGATTTCACCCCACAGAAATTCAAAGAGAAGACAGCTGAACAGCTGCAAGTTCTCCAAACAAGTTTTCTTAACAACCCTATCCTTACCGAGGAAGAGATGAATAGATTAAGAGCCCAAACAAAACTGACCAGGAGAGAGATTGATGCCTGGTTTACAGAAAGAAGGAAGTCAGATGTCTTGAAGGAAGAGGGAGCTGACTTGAGTGAGAGCAATGCTGGAAGCTcaaaagaagaggctggagaaaCATCTGTGGGAGATGGAGCAACAGGAGCAAAATCAGGGTGTTCCACTTCAAGCAAAGTAGGCAAAAAATCACCAGAGCAGTTGCACATGCTTAAAAGTTCTTTTGTCCGTACTCAGTGGCCATCTCCCCAAGAATACAACaagctggcagaagaaactggGCTCCCAAGATCAGAAATTGTGAGCTGGTTTGGAGATACTCGCTATGCCTGGAAAAATGGTGGATTGAAATGGTATTATTATTACCAGAGTGCTGGTGCAAACAGTCTGAATGGCCAGAGCTTtgcaagaaagagagggagaggaagaccaaaagggagggggagagggaggcctCGGGGGAGGCCTCGGGGAAGCAAGAGGTTAAATTGCTGGGACAGAGGTATGTCTGTCATAAAATTCAAAACTGGAACAGCAATCCTGAAGGACTATTATATGAAGCACAAATTCCTTAATGAGCAAGACCTTGATGAACTGGTAGCCAAATCTCACATGGGATATGAGCAGGTCAGGGAGTGGTTTGCAGAAAGGCAAAGAAGATTAGAACTTGGAATAGAGCTGTTTGATGAgaatgaggaggaagatgaaatGCTGGAAGAacaggaagatgaggaagaaacggATGATAGTGATACTTGGGAACCTCCCAGACATGTTAAGCGTAAACTTTCAAAATCAGATTGA